Proteins co-encoded in one Corynebacterium tuberculostearicum genomic window:
- a CDS encoding TPM domain-containing protein: MNLSARLGRAAIAAFILGCTSIGAGSAFAAETTTVAQGTGTATLTEKVTDDAGVLSTEENAELREKIGQLQKEEHRTLFVYITDELGTDPETFAAAAVKDKGPNSAVYALSINDRKMGVQTGKDWPKGRLDQMYDAAYDKLTSDEYGASALALADAALGNSPTSNSSDSSGLAWLGGGAAAIVAAGGGIMYYSRRSTKKNKAQTLESAREIAPGDTDQLGRLSLETLDQLAQEELVSTDESIRRGKEELNIALSEFGPERVRPFTKAMNHSTSTLQKAFHLRQRLDDAIPESPAERRQMLVEIVSSCGQADDALDAQAEEFAKMRDLLIHSDEKLDELTQRTVGLRARLPEAESTLAGLKGNYDENVLSPIVDNPELAAASLDEAEKLLDKARKVQEQPAGQQGPLVGLIRDIEHACEMTDRLISGVENAEENIATARGNLESLIAEVEGEIDEARELERQGKAQGTTADWDALEDLLGRAGTAVNEAKAHGQQDPLGQHTALTSIDTQLDEALDRVREKTSTHARQLDLFRQQISVAESNIQAAEDLISSRGRIIGSGARTALADAKRLHAQALHTERSDIRAALQSSRKAVAAAHAALQRAKEDIDEHRRRQQRQQMGNAAGNVVTGMVLGQMLGGGRGFGGGFGGGGFGGGSFGGGDFGGGGGGGFRGGSF; encoded by the coding sequence ATGAATTTGAGTGCACGTTTGGGCCGCGCGGCCATTGCCGCTTTCATTTTGGGCTGCACCTCTATCGGTGCGGGATCTGCCTTCGCCGCCGAGACCACCACCGTGGCACAGGGCACCGGTACGGCAACCCTAACGGAAAAGGTTACCGATGACGCAGGCGTATTAAGCACCGAAGAAAACGCCGAGCTCCGGGAAAAGATTGGCCAGCTGCAAAAAGAGGAGCACCGAACCCTTTTTGTCTACATCACCGATGAGTTAGGCACGGATCCAGAAACCTTTGCCGCAGCGGCGGTCAAGGACAAGGGGCCTAATTCCGCGGTCTATGCGCTATCCATCAATGACCGCAAGATGGGCGTACAGACCGGCAAGGATTGGCCTAAGGGCCGGCTGGATCAGATGTATGACGCCGCTTATGACAAGCTGACCAGCGATGAGTACGGTGCTTCCGCCCTCGCGCTTGCCGACGCCGCCTTGGGCAACTCCCCCACCTCCAATTCCTCCGACTCCTCTGGCTTGGCGTGGCTAGGCGGTGGCGCGGCCGCCATCGTCGCCGCCGGTGGCGGAATCATGTACTACTCGCGCCGCAGCACTAAGAAGAATAAGGCGCAGACGCTGGAGTCCGCCCGCGAGATTGCCCCGGGCGATACCGATCAGCTCGGCCGCCTGTCTCTGGAGACTTTGGACCAGCTGGCCCAGGAGGAGTTGGTCTCTACCGATGAGTCCATTCGCCGCGGCAAGGAGGAGCTCAATATCGCGCTTTCCGAGTTCGGTCCTGAGCGCGTGCGCCCATTTACCAAGGCGATGAACCACTCCACCTCTACCCTGCAAAAGGCCTTCCACCTGCGCCAGCGTCTAGATGATGCCATACCGGAGTCCCCGGCCGAGCGCCGCCAAATGCTGGTGGAAATCGTCTCCTCCTGCGGCCAGGCCGATGACGCCCTGGATGCCCAAGCCGAAGAGTTTGCCAAGATGCGTGATCTGCTCATCCACTCCGATGAAAAATTGGATGAGCTCACCCAGCGCACCGTGGGCCTGCGCGCCCGCCTGCCGGAGGCCGAGTCCACGCTGGCTGGCCTGAAGGGCAATTATGACGAAAATGTGCTCTCCCCCATTGTCGATAACCCCGAGCTTGCCGCCGCTTCCCTCGATGAGGCCGAAAAGCTCTTGGATAAGGCCCGGAAGGTCCAAGAGCAGCCGGCCGGCCAGCAAGGCCCGCTGGTGGGCTTGATCCGCGATATCGAGCACGCCTGCGAGATGACGGACCGCCTCATTTCCGGCGTGGAAAACGCCGAGGAGAATATCGCCACCGCTCGCGGTAACCTCGAGTCCCTCATTGCCGAGGTCGAAGGCGAAATCGACGAGGCCCGCGAGCTCGAACGGCAAGGCAAGGCCCAGGGAACCACGGCGGATTGGGACGCCCTCGAGGATCTCCTCGGCCGCGCCGGCACCGCCGTCAACGAGGCCAAGGCCCACGGCCAGCAGGATCCGCTGGGCCAGCACACCGCGCTGACCTCTATCGATACCCAACTAGATGAAGCGCTCGACCGCGTGCGCGAAAAGACCTCCACGCACGCGCGCCAGCTGGATCTCTTCCGCCAGCAGATTTCCGTGGCGGAATCCAATATCCAGGCTGCAGAGGACCTCATTTCCTCCCGCGGCCGCATCATCGGCTCGGGCGCACGCACCGCGCTTGCCGACGCCAAACGCCTCCACGCCCAAGCCCTTCACACCGAGCGCAGCGACATCCGCGCCGCGCTGCAGTCCTCCCGCAAGGCGGTGGCCGCGGCCCATGCGGCGCTGCAACGCGCCAAGGAGGACATCGACGAACACCGCCGCCGCCAGCAGCGCCAGCAGATGGGCAATGCGGCCGGCAATGTCGTGACTGGTATGGTCCTTGGCCAAATGCTCGGCGGCGGCCGTGGCTTCGGCGGTGGTTTCGGAGGCGGCGGCTTCGGCGGAGGAAGCTTTGGCGGCGGAGACTTCGGCGGTGGCGGCGGGGGCGGCTTCCGCGGCGGCTCCTTCTAG
- a CDS encoding YdcF family protein — MKYAIVLGTAQYDGRPSRILAGRLRHAGELATAEGRDVITVGGKLPGDRFTEAGVGGTFLREHFPHLTVHAVEEGMDTRSSLAVVKETFALSDATIITDPLHRLRTALIARQEGIKVTVSGTPYYPAARFSKPWWRYLAHETGGVAYALVAGLLPPRGAAALRNGFYRVERVLRPNQKLRHQTIEQEDNRT; from the coding sequence GTGAAGTACGCAATTGTTTTAGGAACCGCCCAATACGATGGCCGCCCCTCTCGCATTTTGGCCGGCCGCCTGCGCCACGCCGGTGAGCTAGCCACGGCCGAGGGGCGAGACGTCATTACCGTGGGTGGCAAGCTGCCCGGGGATAGGTTTACTGAGGCCGGTGTTGGCGGCACCTTTCTGCGCGAGCATTTCCCGCACCTAACCGTGCACGCGGTGGAGGAGGGGATGGATACCCGCAGCTCCCTTGCCGTGGTCAAAGAAACCTTCGCGCTTTCCGACGCCACCATCATCACCGATCCCCTCCATCGCCTGCGCACCGCACTCATCGCCCGCCAAGAGGGGATCAAGGTCACCGTGTCCGGCACGCCGTACTACCCGGCCGCGCGCTTTTCTAAACCCTGGTGGCGGTACCTTGCCCACGAAACCGGTGGCGTGGCCTACGCGCTGGTGGCCGGCCTTTTGCCGCCGCGCGGTGCCGCTGCACTGCGCAATGGTTTCTACCGCGTGGAGCGGGTGCTGCGCCCGAATCAAAAGCTGCGGCATCAGACGATTGAGCAGGAAGACAACCGCACTTAG
- a CDS encoding deoxyguanosinetriphosphate triphosphohydrolase, with product MSYSYSAADFARLADEKPKRSAFHTVEEHRGVFARDRARVLHSAALRRLADKTQVVGPRDGDTPRTRLTHSLEVGQIARSIGAGLGLDPDLCDMAGLTHDIGHPPYGHNGENALNEVALNGFEGNAQTLRILTRLEPKVIVDDAHGQPQSYGLNLTRAALDGACKYPWIKTNPDGSTNRKYGAYDEDADLLEWLREGHTDNRKCIEAQVMDWSDDIAYSVHDVEDGIISRRISLNVLWDLVELAQLAEKGAKAFGGTADELLEAADSLRNLSVINAIGDFDYSLRDYANLKKMTSELVGRYVGATVGATSEANADLIASNTLGRMHGDLVVPKQAEAEVKLLKTIAVLYVMDEPAHLARQDRQRERIYRVYDYLVAGAPGSLDATFRLWWEQADTDAARDRAIIDQIASMTESRLERLARRSAELSGFLS from the coding sequence GTGTCCTATTCCTATTCCGCCGCCGATTTTGCCCGCTTGGCCGATGAAAAGCCGAAGCGCTCAGCCTTCCATACCGTGGAAGAACATCGCGGTGTATTCGCCCGCGACCGCGCCCGGGTGCTGCACTCGGCAGCGCTGCGCCGGCTAGCGGATAAAACGCAGGTCGTCGGCCCGCGCGATGGCGATACTCCACGCACCCGGCTTACCCACTCGCTGGAGGTCGGCCAAATTGCGCGCAGTATCGGTGCTGGGCTCGGACTCGATCCTGACCTATGCGATATGGCAGGGCTCACCCATGACATCGGCCACCCACCCTATGGACACAATGGCGAGAATGCGCTCAATGAGGTCGCGCTTAATGGTTTCGAGGGCAACGCGCAGACCCTGCGTATCCTCACCCGCCTGGAGCCCAAAGTTATCGTGGACGATGCCCATGGCCAGCCGCAAAGCTATGGTCTCAACCTCACCCGTGCCGCCCTCGACGGTGCATGCAAGTACCCTTGGATCAAGACCAATCCCGATGGCAGCACCAACCGCAAATACGGTGCCTATGACGAGGACGCGGATCTGCTCGAGTGGCTGCGCGAGGGCCATACCGATAACCGCAAGTGCATCGAAGCCCAGGTCATGGACTGGTCCGATGACATCGCTTACTCCGTGCACGACGTGGAAGATGGCATCATCTCCCGGCGCATCTCTTTGAACGTTCTGTGGGACTTGGTGGAGCTGGCCCAGCTGGCGGAAAAGGGTGCCAAGGCTTTCGGCGGCACCGCCGATGAGCTCTTGGAGGCGGCCGATAGCCTGCGCAACTTAAGCGTCATCAACGCCATCGGTGACTTTGACTATTCCTTGCGCGATTACGCCAACCTCAAAAAGATGACCTCAGAGCTCGTCGGCCGCTACGTGGGCGCAACCGTTGGCGCCACCAGCGAGGCCAATGCCGATCTCATCGCCTCCAATACCCTTGGCCGCATGCATGGCGATCTCGTCGTTCCCAAGCAAGCCGAAGCCGAGGTCAAGCTGCTGAAAACCATCGCCGTCCTCTACGTCATGGACGAGCCCGCCCACCTAGCCCGCCAAGACCGCCAACGCGAGCGCATCTACCGCGTCTACGACTACCTCGTCGCCGGCGCCCCCGGCTCCCTCGATGCCACCTTCCGGCTGTGGTGGGAACAAGCCGATACCGACGCCGCCCGCGACCGCGCCATCATCGACCAGATTGCCTCCATGACCGAGTCCCGCCTCGAGCGCCTGGCCCGCCGGAGCGCGGAGCTGTCTGGGTTTTTGAGTTAG
- a CDS encoding barstar family protein: protein MRRILITEHIRTRADFFNALGRTRGCEDCGPRNLDDLADFLREQRTSVIVASNMDMDGDGLDAIATVLEDQGVKLVR from the coding sequence ATGCGACGCATCCTCATTACTGAACACATCCGCACCCGCGCGGACTTCTTCAACGCACTCGGTCGCACCCGCGGGTGTGAAGACTGCGGACCGCGTAACCTCGATGACCTCGCGGACTTCCTACGCGAGCAGCGCACCAGCGTCATCGTTGCCTCCAATATGGATATGGATGGCGATGGCCTAGACGCCATTGCCACCGTGTTGGAGGATCAGGGCGTGAAGTTGGTGCGCTAA
- a CDS encoding ribonuclease domain-containing protein, with product MPKSKASKKSLPVALGGLALVAVASYFGFDLGGDGDSSASSPSESAGGAKTGDADTCEMSSLPAEAKDTADDILAGGPYDYPDNDNARFGNYEGRLPQQDKSYYREYTVETPGSHNRGARRIITGGGNETDPDVWYYTDDHYESFCSIPDAEG from the coding sequence ATGCCCAAGTCCAAAGCGTCCAAGAAATCGCTCCCCGTTGCCCTCGGTGGCCTTGCGCTTGTCGCCGTAGCAAGCTACTTCGGTTTCGACCTCGGCGGCGATGGTGATTCCTCTGCTTCTTCGCCGTCCGAGTCCGCAGGCGGCGCTAAGACTGGCGACGCCGATACTTGCGAGATGTCTTCCCTCCCCGCCGAGGCCAAGGACACCGCAGACGATATCTTGGCCGGTGGACCCTACGACTACCCAGATAATGACAACGCCCGTTTTGGCAATTACGAGGGCCGACTGCCCCAGCAGGACAAGAGTTACTACCGCGAATACACGGTAGAAACCCCAGGCAGCCACAACCGCGGCGCCCGCCGCATTATCACCGGTGGCGGCAACGAGACCGACCCAGACGTGTGGTACTACACCGATGACCACTATGAAAGCTTCTGTTCTATCCCGGACGCAGAGGGGTAA
- the dnaG gene encoding DNA primase yields MAKGRIPDSDIQAIRERAPLEEIVGEYVQLKPAGHDSLKGLSPFKDEKTPSFHVRPQRGYYHCFSTGKGGDVFSFLMEMEQVSFPEAVEAVAQKIGYHINYQGGSTGARNEKPGTRQRLIAANKAAHKFYRQQLETPQAATARDFLLDRGFSREVIYDFECGYAPEGWDTATKHLLRLGFSFEELEAAGISKMGKRGPIDRFHRRLLWPIKDLSGNVIGFGARKLFDDDKLGKYMNTTETMLYRKSKVLFGLDLAKRNIAEQHQAVVVEGYTDVMAMYAAGVKTAVASCGTAFGGEHLQVLRRLMLDDSYFNGELIYTFDGDEAGQKAAMRAFDGEQKFTGQSFVAVAPDGMDPCDLRLQKGDAAVRELIADRIPMFEFVIQSVIAEYSIDSAEGRLQALRRAVPVVAQIRDQPLQREYARRLAGWVGWPDPEEVLRQVRAEARKPKKAEKPTIRRFDNAKQQPAQQDVPMIHPPSPKETHLWPQREALKLALQMPQVAGSYFDGITADAYTNDAYRLVRQAISTVGGAAQGATMPAVEWIAAVAGEMQDLTGRNFVSELAVEAILPTDVGPEKYADSVLSRLQETVVGDQIAQLKARLGRMRPSDDEASYNSLFADLVALEQARRELNDRAFRGTPPQA; encoded by the coding sequence ATGGCAAAAGGCAGAATTCCGGACAGCGATATCCAAGCTATCCGTGAACGCGCGCCTTTAGAAGAGATCGTCGGCGAGTACGTGCAGCTCAAACCCGCCGGACATGATTCGCTCAAGGGGCTTAGCCCCTTCAAGGATGAAAAGACCCCGTCTTTTCACGTGCGCCCGCAGCGCGGCTATTATCACTGCTTTTCCACCGGTAAGGGTGGTGATGTTTTCAGCTTCTTGATGGAAATGGAGCAGGTCTCCTTCCCAGAAGCGGTAGAGGCAGTAGCGCAGAAGATCGGCTATCACATCAATTATCAGGGCGGTTCCACAGGTGCGCGTAATGAGAAGCCGGGAACGCGGCAGCGCCTCATTGCCGCGAATAAGGCGGCGCACAAGTTCTATCGCCAGCAGTTAGAGACTCCACAAGCGGCCACGGCCCGCGATTTCCTGCTGGATCGCGGCTTTTCCCGCGAAGTCATCTATGACTTCGAGTGTGGCTATGCCCCAGAGGGATGGGATACGGCCACCAAACACTTGCTGCGCTTAGGCTTTTCCTTTGAAGAACTAGAAGCAGCTGGCATTTCCAAGATGGGCAAGCGTGGTCCCATCGACCGCTTTCATCGTCGCTTGTTGTGGCCCATCAAGGACCTTTCCGGCAACGTCATTGGCTTTGGCGCGCGCAAGCTTTTCGACGACGACAAGCTCGGCAAGTACATGAACACCACTGAGACCATGCTCTACCGCAAGTCCAAGGTGCTCTTTGGCCTCGATTTGGCCAAGCGCAATATCGCCGAACAACACCAGGCCGTGGTGGTAGAAGGCTACACGGATGTCATGGCTATGTATGCCGCAGGCGTCAAGACCGCCGTTGCTTCTTGTGGTACTGCCTTTGGCGGCGAGCACCTGCAGGTACTGCGCCGGCTAATGCTGGATGATTCCTACTTTAATGGCGAGCTCATCTATACCTTCGACGGCGATGAGGCAGGGCAGAAGGCCGCGATGCGCGCCTTTGACGGCGAGCAAAAGTTCACCGGTCAATCCTTCGTTGCCGTGGCCCCCGATGGCATGGATCCCTGTGATCTGCGTTTGCAAAAAGGCGATGCCGCCGTGCGCGAGCTCATCGCGGACCGCATTCCAATGTTTGAGTTCGTCATTCAATCCGTTATTGCGGAGTACAGCATCGACAGTGCTGAAGGGCGCCTGCAGGCCCTGCGCCGCGCGGTACCTGTGGTAGCGCAGATCCGCGATCAACCTTTGCAGCGTGAATACGCCCGCCGCTTAGCTGGCTGGGTGGGCTGGCCGGATCCGGAAGAGGTTCTCCGACAGGTGCGCGCGGAGGCGCGCAAACCCAAAAAGGCTGAAAAGCCCACTATTCGCCGCTTCGATAACGCGAAGCAGCAGCCGGCGCAGCAGGACGTGCCAATGATCCATCCGCCGAGCCCGAAGGAGACCCACCTGTGGCCCCAGCGCGAGGCCCTCAAGCTGGCCTTGCAGATGCCGCAGGTGGCGGGCTCCTACTTCGACGGCATTACTGCCGACGCCTATACCAACGACGCCTACCGCCTCGTCCGCCAAGCCATTTCTACCGTGGGCGGCGCAGCTCAGGGTGCTACCATGCCGGCCGTGGAATGGATCGCCGCGGTAGCCGGTGAAATGCAGGATCTCACCGGCCGCAACTTTGTCTCGGAGCTTGCTGTAGAGGCCATTTTGCCAACCGACGTCGGCCCCGAAAAATACGCCGACTCCGTTCTTTCCCGCCTGCAAGAAACCGTGGTGGGGGATCAAATCGCCCAGCTCAAGGCGCGACTCGGCCGCATGCGCCCCTCCGATGATGAGGCCAGCTATAACTCGCTTTTCGCTGACCTCGTCGCTTTAGAGCAAGCCCGCCGTGAGCTCAATGACCGCGCATTTCGCGGCACGCCTCCCCAGGCATAA
- a CDS encoding acid phosphatase, with translation MKYRNNSRSAVRGLALCAATGLTIALAPSATALPVAVPQLREPVTQQSTGAAPVQHPGAPVPEPFSTDYIAGFESDVSSYQFGNYWQVVQLFDHIKAQPEIRQENMDKAVAINNAAAGDQALIQRAQSDAKASSTSVLNAVSDAMGKNLGDAFRASLAEHRLPKTEYLLGNGYAARAGGLANSTMSEKYYFNYQRPYQRAPQAIKRYDDGSKDLYPTSPAFPSGHTNQATWITTLMSFMLPEVGPQLMLRGAEAGNHRVVLGVHYPLDVIGGRMTGQAAAADRLNDKRMRHALWEASIEVRKEIKWRTGKTVEELVAQDRAEGTDYRSTDDAVEQYSTFMDYDFAPRYRTDAPMVVPQAAPVLLAASHPELSWDQRAEVLRQTARPAGNPLDWQAEGGSWQRLDLVRAMAAKVTIAPDGGVSVSG, from the coding sequence ATGAAATATCGGAATAATTCTCGCTCCGCGGTCCGTGGGCTCGCCCTGTGCGCGGCTACTGGGCTGACTATAGCCCTCGCACCGTCGGCCACAGCCCTTCCCGTAGCCGTGCCCCAGCTGCGTGAGCCTGTCACCCAGCAGTCCACCGGCGCAGCCCCAGTCCAGCACCCCGGTGCCCCAGTTCCAGAGCCGTTTAGCACGGACTATATCGCGGGCTTTGAATCCGATGTCTCGTCTTATCAATTTGGCAACTACTGGCAGGTAGTCCAGCTTTTTGATCACATCAAGGCCCAGCCAGAAATCCGCCAAGAAAATATGGACAAGGCCGTGGCCATCAATAACGCGGCGGCAGGGGACCAGGCCCTTATTCAGCGAGCGCAGTCCGACGCCAAAGCCAGCTCCACCAGCGTGCTCAACGCGGTGTCTGATGCCATGGGCAAGAACTTGGGCGATGCCTTCCGTGCTTCTCTGGCCGAGCACCGCCTGCCCAAAACCGAGTACCTCCTAGGCAATGGGTACGCCGCTCGTGCAGGCGGGCTAGCTAATTCCACCATGTCAGAGAAGTACTACTTCAACTATCAGCGCCCGTACCAGCGCGCGCCGCAGGCGATTAAGCGCTACGACGATGGTTCCAAGGATCTTTATCCCACCTCGCCAGCCTTCCCTTCGGGTCATACCAATCAGGCAACCTGGATTACCACGCTGATGTCCTTCATGCTGCCGGAGGTGGGCCCGCAGCTCATGCTGCGCGGTGCTGAGGCCGGCAACCACCGCGTGGTCCTAGGAGTGCATTATCCGCTGGATGTCATCGGCGGCCGCATGACTGGCCAAGCCGCCGCAGCCGACCGCCTCAATGACAAGCGCATGCGCCATGCCCTATGGGAAGCCTCGATAGAAGTGCGCAAGGAAATTAAATGGCGCACCGGCAAGACGGTGGAAGAATTGGTAGCTCAGGATAGGGCAGAGGGTACCGACTATCGGTCCACGGACGATGCGGTAGAACAGTACTCCACCTTCATGGACTATGACTTTGCCCCGCGCTACCGCACCGACGCCCCGATGGTCGTCCCGCAGGCCGCTCCAGTGCTGCTTGCCGCATCCCATCCGGAGCTCAGCTGGGATCAGCGTGCCGAGGTGCTACGCCAGACCGCGCGCCCTGCCGGCAACCCGCTGGACTGGCAGGCAGAAGGCGGCTCCTGGCAGCGCCTCGACCTAGTCCGCGCCATGGCGGCGAAGGTGACCATCGCCCCAGACGGCGGCGTGAGCGTCAGCGGCTAG
- the wecB gene encoding non-hydrolyzing UDP-N-acetylglucosamine 2-epimerase yields MTKPKVMTIYGTRPEAIKVAPVIKALDNDERFESIPVSTGQHKEMLEQVNSMFGITPKHDLGLMKPGQGLNEIVSRAIAGLDSIIEEEEPDVIISQGDTSTAMAAALAGFHRGVKIVHLEAGLRTGDIHSPFPEEANRKLIGQVAELHLAPTAGSMENLRRENVRSKDIVVTGNTVIDALLEAASWDTKFEDPALQEAADSDKRLVVVTTHRRENLETMKEIGGAVKDLAEAYPEINFALPLHLNPKVREAVLPEVEHLPNVIITDPLPYDQFTQLQNRATIILTDSGGVQEEAPALGKPVLVMRQNTERPEAVVAGTVKLVGTNRELIVAEAKLLLSDDAAFQAMANAVNPYGDGKGAHRAVAAIAELTGVGERVDDFLPEVDSSKGPKDKE; encoded by the coding sequence ATGACTAAGCCCAAGGTAATGACCATCTACGGCACCCGCCCGGAGGCTATCAAGGTTGCCCCTGTGATCAAGGCGCTGGATAATGATGAGCGCTTTGAGTCCATTCCGGTTTCAACCGGTCAGCACAAGGAAATGCTGGAGCAGGTAAATTCCATGTTCGGCATCACCCCGAAGCACGATCTGGGCCTGATGAAGCCGGGCCAGGGGCTCAATGAGATTGTCTCCCGCGCGATTGCGGGTCTGGATTCCATCATTGAAGAAGAAGAGCCGGACGTCATCATCTCTCAGGGTGATACCTCTACCGCCATGGCCGCAGCGCTCGCCGGCTTCCATCGCGGCGTAAAGATTGTGCACCTGGAGGCGGGCCTGCGTACCGGCGATATCCACTCGCCGTTCCCAGAAGAGGCTAACCGTAAGCTCATCGGCCAGGTAGCCGAGCTGCACTTGGCTCCTACCGCTGGATCGATGGAAAACCTGCGTCGCGAGAATGTGCGCTCCAAGGACATTGTGGTCACCGGCAACACTGTTATCGATGCTTTACTAGAGGCGGCATCCTGGGACACAAAGTTCGAGGATCCCGCTCTGCAGGAAGCTGCAGATTCGGACAAGCGCCTCGTCGTTGTGACCACTCACCGCCGCGAGAATCTTGAAACTATGAAGGAGATTGGCGGCGCGGTAAAGGATTTGGCTGAGGCTTACCCGGAAATTAACTTCGCCCTGCCGCTGCACCTAAATCCCAAGGTGCGCGAAGCGGTTCTCCCGGAAGTTGAGCACCTGCCGAATGTCATCATTACCGATCCACTGCCGTATGACCAGTTCACCCAGCTGCAAAACCGCGCGACCATCATTCTCACCGATTCCGGCGGAGTCCAGGAAGAGGCTCCCGCACTCGGCAAGCCTGTTCTGGTCATGCGCCAGAACACTGAGCGCCCCGAGGCCGTTGTCGCCGGCACCGTAAAGCTGGTGGGAACCAACCGTGAGCTCATCGTGGCCGAGGCTAAGCTTTTGCTTTCCGACGACGCCGCTTTCCAAGCCATGGCCAACGCCGTTAACCCCTACGGCGATGGCAAGGGAGCACACCGTGCCGTCGCCGCCATCGCGGAGCTGACCGGAGTAGGCGAGCGCGTAGACGATTTCCTGCCTGAGGTTGATTCCTCTAAAGGCCCCAAAGACAAGGAATAA
- a CDS encoding DUF1707 SHOCT-like domain-containing protein gives MKPLDIRCNHQERMKAADILGDALSAGQIDLDDFESRSAACVDATTRAELIEPLADLVEDPEVLLFGQERKITKAYAGQQESKAIAKVEQAIRQVQPSVQETRSLAVGIFGGSTVSGGAVARSLTALGFFGGVDIDLTGVALHSRSTTIEAVGVFGGVDVYIPEGFRVHVSGVGLFGGHDLKVENGAIHPNDLPVDAPEINVNCFSLFGGVDVHVGRRYGG, from the coding sequence ATGAAACCGCTGGATATTCGCTGTAACCACCAAGAGCGCATGAAGGCTGCAGACATCCTAGGAGATGCGCTGTCGGCCGGTCAGATTGACCTCGACGACTTTGAATCGCGCTCGGCAGCATGCGTGGACGCAACCACCCGTGCCGAGCTCATCGAGCCGCTGGCTGACCTTGTAGAGGACCCAGAGGTTCTCCTTTTTGGGCAAGAACGAAAAATCACAAAGGCCTATGCGGGCCAGCAAGAATCCAAAGCCATCGCCAAGGTGGAGCAGGCAATCCGACAGGTGCAGCCGAGCGTGCAGGAGACGCGCTCCCTTGCTGTAGGGATTTTCGGCGGGTCCACTGTCAGCGGTGGGGCAGTAGCTCGTTCCCTGACGGCCCTAGGCTTTTTCGGCGGCGTAGACATTGATCTCACGGGCGTTGCCCTGCACAGTCGTAGTACCACCATCGAGGCTGTGGGCGTCTTTGGTGGCGTGGATGTCTATATCCCCGAAGGCTTCCGCGTCCACGTCAGCGGTGTAGGCCTTTTTGGCGGGCATGACCTCAAAGTAGAAAACGGCGCCATCCATCCGAATGACCTGCCAGTGGACGCGCCAGAAATCAACGTCAATTGCTTTAGCCTCTTCGGCGGCGTGGACGTGCATGTGGGACGGCGTTACGGCGGTTAA